In one window of Drosophila innubila isolate TH190305 chromosome 2L unlocalized genomic scaffold, UK_Dinn_1.0 4_B_2L, whole genome shotgun sequence DNA:
- the LOC117781774 gene encoding developmental protein eyes absent isoform X1 translates to MVTLMPYNYAAPRCGLIDKMIEPKVKRPKTEHSDTHERNRLCQSQQQQQQQQQQQQQQQQQQQQQQQQTHSSAVLATSNGPSSAGANIGVGIGVGVGVGVAGQCSPLGLPPQIQPLQPTIGSLSGHYATSNNTNTGSNNNSSSNNNSNNNSNNNNNNQNPSSCSLAAAATSFAQSSGSSFSTYQQSSDEVGVGVGVVGVGVGVGVGHPSAMSHWTHDSSSIATAVKSESRSPGQVHATLDNGSVATAASVSANLYGCAESSAASSAVAAAAAAVYDSKHDYYYYNSMQQYTPPPFYSGYGTPYAAASSAAAAARGAKMEPAAAAAAAAYLTPTYASGGNNNSQLYSNPYAGYNNFAQQDYGGYYNEQYGNYYNPANYSPYAVSSPSSSASHGFHVATASSNLSESPTDTHSTTPVHPATHSPHSPLPISMSPNASVNVVTAATASATLNSSGGSSVGTTGSASATKSTPTGKTGRARGRRHQQPSPTRSTASDTGNSETVKPPERVFIWDLDETLIIFHTLLSGSYANRYTKDHSTLMTIAFRMEEMVFNMADTHFFFNEIEECDQVHIDDVSSDDNGQDLSTYNFATDGFHTGTPPGAPPNLCLPTGVRGGVDWMRKLAFRYRKIKDIYNTYRGNVGTLLGPGKRDAWLQIRSEIEVATDNWATLALKCLSMISQRENCVNVLVTSTQLAPALAKVLLFGLGSIFNIENIYSAHKIGQETCYERIVTRFGRKSTYVVIGDGAEEESAAKAMNFPFWRISAHSDIRALYTALDMGFL, encoded by the exons ATGGTCACCCTAATGCCATATAACTATGCAGCGCCGCGTTGCGGATTAATTGATAAAATGATCGAGCCAAAg GTTAAACGTCCCAAAACAGAGCATTCGGATACACATGAACGCAATCG tctctgccaaagtcaacagcagcagcaacaacaacaacaacaacaacagcagcagcagcagcagcagcaacaacaacagcaacagacacATTCAAGCGCCGTGTTGGCCACCAGCAATGGGCCCAGCAGTGCCGGCGCCAACATTGGCGTTGGCATTGGCGTGGGCGTgggagtgggcgtggctgggCAATGCAGCCCATTGGGATTGCCACCGCAGATACAACCGCTGCAGCCAACGATTGGCTCGCTGAGTGGACACTATGCgacaagcaacaacacaaacaccggcagcaacaataacagcagcagcaacaacaacagcaacaacaacagtaacaacaacaacaacaatcaaaatcCTAGTAGCTGCAGTTTGGCCGCAGCTGCCACCAGTTTTGCACAATCGTCGGGCAGCAGCTTCTCCACATATCAACAGTCCAGCGATGAGGTGGGCGTTGGCGTGGGCGTGGTCGGCgttggcgtcggcgtcggcgtcggtcATCCGTCAGCGATGTCGCATTGGACgcacgacagcagcagcattgcgACGGCTGTCAAATCGGAGTCACGCAGTCCCGGCCAGGTGCATGCCACACTGGATAACGGTAGCGTTGCGACCGCTGCCAGCGTCAGCGCCAATCTGTATGGCTGCGCCGAGAGCAGCGCTGCCAGCTCGGCGGTggctgcggcagcggcagctgtGTACGACAGCAAGCATGATTATTACTACTACAACAGCATGCAACAGTATACGCCCCCGCCCTTCTACTCGGGATACGGCACTCCCTATGCCGCAGCCAGttcggcggcggcagcggcacgTGGTGCCAAAATGGAGccggcggcagcggcggcggcagcggcgtATCTGACGCCGACCTATGCCAgcggtggcaacaacaattcgcAGTTGTACAGCAATCCGTATGCGGGATACAATAATTTTGCTCAACAGGATTACGGCGGATATTACAATGAGCAGTATGGCAATTATTACAATCCGGCTAACTATTCACCGTATGCGGTGAGTTCGCCTAGTTCGAGTGCCAGTCATGGCTTTCATGTGGCGACCGCATCCTCGAATCTCTCGGAGAGTCCAACGGACACGCACTCGACAACGCCGGTGCATCCGGCAACGCACTCGCCGCATTCCCCGCTCCCGATCTCAATGTCACCGAATGCATCGGTGAATGTTGTCACAGCTGCCACAGCATCGGCCACACTTAACTCGAGCGGAGGCAGCAGCGTCGGCACCACCGGCTCCGCCTCGGCCACCAAATCCACGCCCACGGGCAAGACGGGCAGGGCGCGGGGTCGACGCCATCAGCAGCCGAGTCCGACGCGCAGCACAGCCTCGGATACGGGCAACAGTGAGACGGTTAAGCCGCCGGAACGTGTTTTCATCTGGGACCTGGACGAGACGCTGATCATCTTCCACACACTGCTATCGGGCAGCTATGCCAATCGATATACCAAAGATCACAGCACACTGATGACCATTGCATTCCGCATGGAGGAGATGGTCTTCAACATGGCCGATACTCATTTCTTTTTCAATGAGATCGAGGAATGCGATCAGGTGCACATCGATGACGTTAGCTCCGATGATAATGGCCAGGATCTGAGCACCTATAACTTTGCCACCGATGGCTTCCACACCGGCACACCGCCCGGCGCCCCGCCCAATCTCTGTCTGCCCACTGGGGTCCGTGGTGGTGTCGACTGGATGCGCAAACTGGCATTCCGTTATCGCAAGATCAAGGACATCTACAACACCTACAGGGGAAA TGTGGGCACCTTGTTGGGACCGGGCAAACGAGATGCCTGGCTGCAGATACGCTCCGAAATCGAGGTGGCCACCGATAATTGGGCCACCTTGGCGCTCAAGTGTCTCAGCATGATTTCCCAGCGGGAGAACTGCGTCAATGTGCTGGTCACCTCTACCCAGTTGGCACCAGCGTTGGCCAAAGTTCTGCTCTTTGGTCTGGGCAGCAtctttaatattgaaaacatCTATAGTGCCCACAAGATTG GTCAGGAAACCTGCTATGAACGCATCGTGACCCGGTTTGGACGCAAGAGCACCTACGTCGTCATTGGGGATGGCGCCGAGGAGGAGTCAGCGGCCAAGGCCATGAACTTCCCATTCTGGCGCATTTCCGCCCACAGCGACATACGCGCTCTTTACACTGCCCTCGACATGGGCTTCTTATGA
- the LOC117781774 gene encoding developmental protein eyes absent isoform X2, with protein MLYNVPCYQNFSTLDYYKVKRPKTEHSDTHERNRLCQSQQQQQQQQQQQQQQQQQQQQQQQQTHSSAVLATSNGPSSAGANIGVGIGVGVGVGVAGQCSPLGLPPQIQPLQPTIGSLSGHYATSNNTNTGSNNNSSSNNNSNNNSNNNNNNQNPSSCSLAAAATSFAQSSGSSFSTYQQSSDEVGVGVGVVGVGVGVGVGHPSAMSHWTHDSSSIATAVKSESRSPGQVHATLDNGSVATAASVSANLYGCAESSAASSAVAAAAAAVYDSKHDYYYYNSMQQYTPPPFYSGYGTPYAAASSAAAAARGAKMEPAAAAAAAAYLTPTYASGGNNNSQLYSNPYAGYNNFAQQDYGGYYNEQYGNYYNPANYSPYAVSSPSSSASHGFHVATASSNLSESPTDTHSTTPVHPATHSPHSPLPISMSPNASVNVVTAATASATLNSSGGSSVGTTGSASATKSTPTGKTGRARGRRHQQPSPTRSTASDTGNSETVKPPERVFIWDLDETLIIFHTLLSGSYANRYTKDHSTLMTIAFRMEEMVFNMADTHFFFNEIEECDQVHIDDVSSDDNGQDLSTYNFATDGFHTGTPPGAPPNLCLPTGVRGGVDWMRKLAFRYRKIKDIYNTYRGNVGTLLGPGKRDAWLQIRSEIEVATDNWATLALKCLSMISQRENCVNVLVTSTQLAPALAKVLLFGLGSIFNIENIYSAHKIGQETCYERIVTRFGRKSTYVVIGDGAEEESAAKAMNFPFWRISAHSDIRALYTALDMGFL; from the exons GTTAAACGTCCCAAAACAGAGCATTCGGATACACATGAACGCAATCG tctctgccaaagtcaacagcagcagcaacaacaacaacaacaacaacagcagcagcagcagcagcagcaacaacaacagcaacagacacATTCAAGCGCCGTGTTGGCCACCAGCAATGGGCCCAGCAGTGCCGGCGCCAACATTGGCGTTGGCATTGGCGTGGGCGTgggagtgggcgtggctgggCAATGCAGCCCATTGGGATTGCCACCGCAGATACAACCGCTGCAGCCAACGATTGGCTCGCTGAGTGGACACTATGCgacaagcaacaacacaaacaccggcagcaacaataacagcagcagcaacaacaacagcaacaacaacagtaacaacaacaacaacaatcaaaatcCTAGTAGCTGCAGTTTGGCCGCAGCTGCCACCAGTTTTGCACAATCGTCGGGCAGCAGCTTCTCCACATATCAACAGTCCAGCGATGAGGTGGGCGTTGGCGTGGGCGTGGTCGGCgttggcgtcggcgtcggcgtcggtcATCCGTCAGCGATGTCGCATTGGACgcacgacagcagcagcattgcgACGGCTGTCAAATCGGAGTCACGCAGTCCCGGCCAGGTGCATGCCACACTGGATAACGGTAGCGTTGCGACCGCTGCCAGCGTCAGCGCCAATCTGTATGGCTGCGCCGAGAGCAGCGCTGCCAGCTCGGCGGTggctgcggcagcggcagctgtGTACGACAGCAAGCATGATTATTACTACTACAACAGCATGCAACAGTATACGCCCCCGCCCTTCTACTCGGGATACGGCACTCCCTATGCCGCAGCCAGttcggcggcggcagcggcacgTGGTGCCAAAATGGAGccggcggcagcggcggcggcagcggcgtATCTGACGCCGACCTATGCCAgcggtggcaacaacaattcgcAGTTGTACAGCAATCCGTATGCGGGATACAATAATTTTGCTCAACAGGATTACGGCGGATATTACAATGAGCAGTATGGCAATTATTACAATCCGGCTAACTATTCACCGTATGCGGTGAGTTCGCCTAGTTCGAGTGCCAGTCATGGCTTTCATGTGGCGACCGCATCCTCGAATCTCTCGGAGAGTCCAACGGACACGCACTCGACAACGCCGGTGCATCCGGCAACGCACTCGCCGCATTCCCCGCTCCCGATCTCAATGTCACCGAATGCATCGGTGAATGTTGTCACAGCTGCCACAGCATCGGCCACACTTAACTCGAGCGGAGGCAGCAGCGTCGGCACCACCGGCTCCGCCTCGGCCACCAAATCCACGCCCACGGGCAAGACGGGCAGGGCGCGGGGTCGACGCCATCAGCAGCCGAGTCCGACGCGCAGCACAGCCTCGGATACGGGCAACAGTGAGACGGTTAAGCCGCCGGAACGTGTTTTCATCTGGGACCTGGACGAGACGCTGATCATCTTCCACACACTGCTATCGGGCAGCTATGCCAATCGATATACCAAAGATCACAGCACACTGATGACCATTGCATTCCGCATGGAGGAGATGGTCTTCAACATGGCCGATACTCATTTCTTTTTCAATGAGATCGAGGAATGCGATCAGGTGCACATCGATGACGTTAGCTCCGATGATAATGGCCAGGATCTGAGCACCTATAACTTTGCCACCGATGGCTTCCACACCGGCACACCGCCCGGCGCCCCGCCCAATCTCTGTCTGCCCACTGGGGTCCGTGGTGGTGTCGACTGGATGCGCAAACTGGCATTCCGTTATCGCAAGATCAAGGACATCTACAACACCTACAGGGGAAA TGTGGGCACCTTGTTGGGACCGGGCAAACGAGATGCCTGGCTGCAGATACGCTCCGAAATCGAGGTGGCCACCGATAATTGGGCCACCTTGGCGCTCAAGTGTCTCAGCATGATTTCCCAGCGGGAGAACTGCGTCAATGTGCTGGTCACCTCTACCCAGTTGGCACCAGCGTTGGCCAAAGTTCTGCTCTTTGGTCTGGGCAGCAtctttaatattgaaaacatCTATAGTGCCCACAAGATTG GTCAGGAAACCTGCTATGAACGCATCGTGACCCGGTTTGGACGCAAGAGCACCTACGTCGTCATTGGGGATGGCGCCGAGGAGGAGTCAGCGGCCAAGGCCATGAACTTCCCATTCTGGCGCATTTCCGCCCACAGCGACATACGCGCTCTTTACACTGCCCTCGACATGGGCTTCTTATGA
- the LOC117781835 gene encoding uncharacterized protein LOC117781835, with product MDDENDEDFLPAPNLCTFSIPNEPDLLVEYELYRPSMATRRLYSERNRGVYTEAFIENDRLGTLADLSVRALAKLGTRYIAPPVKQDPRKLRIHYDSLDVNLPLKDCYFVEDLRFWRRVVLAKSSDKSLQFKKIDEFDWRGMGISLKYVELVESCPAAYWPEQQMAALGQLVRKYVRSMHIKHLQSLEDHFFTHYVVSEPELDASSADSAGQEVSSDESDTPAEEEECEEEEEPAVIPVKKGILKRESVRIADNLIAHENEDSLSDISQAARTFTLDVEVQKRREARHARNAARQQLRDLAKEKKEEHERRKQRRAILRAPPPPEPKQKKKKKKKTPEKKITGAFDLPVDPEPDDGQDQIVDNRNKEKLLNRVKRYDYPAKHCHHINLSFVRYFDMLNSLTIEFLGPEMNLGYHKRHMNFSYDDMVHLSKGVRTLQQLKVFRLRNSRMDHMKLLIVVEGLKQLDALEVVDFGYDQLEDDCNVALEMLLERKVMLKGLELEYNNIQRCTLQSIGYALRCYANNDPNGRPMEYLGLAFNPLGELGLNYLIHNIIGTNHVVELNISGIAADASLVTRDISNLLRIHAPLRRLDMASIKLNPVVGRTLIRGLETNHKVIHFECRGCDLSLDQEYEADAIVRRNNYSVRHPYLGDTKQTETGLLAYLAGLRHPIVAKIEKENARQAECLRNRPLKTPSEQSVNEEESVEETQQDQELDIWQTLGPQKASPKLQSVTYFSTSSQGSTQLPFVYNANSFDLEEIREHLYMPGPENRHYYFQRQMEN from the exons ATGGATGATGAGAACGATGAGGACTTTCTGCCAGCTCCAAACCTGTGCACATTCAGCATACCCAATGAACCAGATCTATTGGTGGAGTATGAGCTGTACCGGCCTTCAATGGCTACCAGGCGCCTCTATAGCGAACGAAATCGTGGGGTCTACACGGAAGCATTCATCGAGAATGATCGGCTCGGGACTTTGGCGGATCTCAGTGTCCGTGCGCTGGCCAAACTAGGCACCAGATACATTGCACCACCTGTAAAACAGGATCCGCGAAAACTACGCATACACTATGATTCCCTGGATGTGAATCTTCCCTTGAAGGATTGCTATTTTGTGGAGGATTTGCGTTTCTGGCGTCGCGTGGTGCTCGCCAAGAGTTCAGACAAATCGCTGCAGTTCAAGAAGATCGATGAGTTCGATTGGCGTGGCATGGGCATTAGCTTAAAGTACGTGGAACTGGTAGAATCCTGTCCAGCTGCCTACTGGCCGGAACAACAGATGGCAGCCCTGGGTCAATTGGTCCGTAAATATGTTCGATCAATGCACATCAAACATTTGCAGTCGCTTGAGGATCACTTTTTTACACACTACGTGGTAAGTGAACCGGAGTTGGATGCATCCTCAGCGGACTCAGCTGGACAAGAGGTGTCAAGTGATGAAAG TGATACACCTGCTGAGGAAGAGGAATgtgaggaggaagaggagccAGCTGTGATACCAGTGAAAAAGGGAATATTGAAAAGGGAATCTGTTCGCATTGCAGATAATCTGATTGCACATGAGAATGAAGACAGCCTATCGGATATTAGTCAAGCGGCTAGAACATTCACATTGGATGTGGAAGTCCAAAAGCGACGTGAGGCACGACATGCCCGGAATGCGGCACGGCAGCAGTTACGGGATCTCGCCAAGGAAAAGAAAGAGGAGCATGAGAGGCGCAAACAGAGACGCGCCATTTTAAGAGCACCACCGCCTCCGGAGCCCaagcagaagaaaaagaagaagaaaaagacaCCAGAGAAAAAAATCACTGGCGCTTTTGATCTTCCAGTTGATCCGGAACCCGATGATGGACAAGATCAAATCGTAGACAATCGCAACAAAGAGAAGCTACTAAATCGCGTCAAGCGATACGATTATCCCGCCAAGCACTGTCACCACATCAACCTGAGCTTTGTGCGTTACTTTGACATGCTCAACTCCCTAACGATTGAGTTCCTGGGTCCCGAGATGAACCTTGGCTATCACAAGCGACACATGAACTTCTCCTACGACGACATGGTGCATCTGTCCAAGGGAGTTCGCACCTTGCAGCAGCTCAAGGTCTTCCGTCTGCGCAACAGTCGCATGGACCACATGAAACTCTTAATAGTTGTTGAAGGCTTGAAGCAGCTGGATGCACTGGAGGTTGTTGATTTTGGCTATGACCAACTCGAGGATGATTGTAATGTGGCATTGGAAATGCTCCTGGAACGTAAGGTCATGTTGAAGGGACTCGAGTTGGAGTACAATAACATACAGAGATGTACTCTGCAGTCCATTGGATATGCTCTCAGATGTTATGCCAACAATGATCCGAATGGAAGACCAATGGAGTATCTGGGACTTGCTTTCAATCCATTGGGCGAACTTGGCCTTAACTATCTGATTCACAACATTATTGGCACTAATCATGTGGTGGAGCTGAACATTAGTGGCATTGCCGCCGATGCCTCTTTGGTGACACGTGACATTAGCAATCTATTGCGGATCCATGCCCCATTGCGTCGTCTGGACATGGCGTCCATTAAGCTAAACCCCGTCGTGGGAAGAACCCTTATTCGCGGGCTGGAGACCAACCACAAGGTCATTCATTTTGAATGCCGTGGCTGTGATCTGAGCTTGGATCAGGAGTACGAAGCAGATGCGATAGTGCGTCGTAACAATTACTCCGTGCGTCATCCGTATCTGGGGGATACTAAGCAAACGGAGACCGGTCTCCTGGCTTATCTCGCCGGCCTCAGGCATCCCATTGTGGCCAAAATTGAGAAGGAGAATGCTCGTCAAGCTGAGTGCCTGAGAAATCGACCATTAAAAACTCCCAGTGAGCAGAGCGTCAATGAGGAGGAGAGTGTGGAGGAAACTCAACAGGATCAAGAGCTCGATATTTGGCAAACACTTGGCCCCCAAAAAGCTTCACCCAAATTACAAAGCGTGACCTATTTCAGTACATCCTCCCAAGGAAGCACTCAACTACCATTTGTATACAATGCCAACTCTTTTGATTTGGAAGAGATCCGTGAACATTTGTACATGCCGGGACCCGAAAATCGCCACTACTATTTCCAGAGACAGATGGAAAATTAG